A genomic window from Cucumis melo cultivar AY chromosome 8, USDA_Cmelo_AY_1.0, whole genome shotgun sequence includes:
- the LOC103485120 gene encoding RNA demethylase ALKBH9B: MAISHQHLKLEDPFLHNYKPSELKIASEFLTTWLPFLSKDLCGGCTKLLSDRIRTLDPADRSDENSGSAPPVEDMHESNGNQDDAFDANSLGSWKDEAETNSLGSWKDGMNGGNEADGGPENSSSDLPSKLNSTKTSGPRMSWADMTQEDELEEEEDEYESEKRLVSLNESTRKLTISKVIERPKLSREQREHIRFMNVGRKKDFICLERFKGKLVNILEGLELHTCIFSAAEQTRIVDHVYALQEMGKRGELRERTFSAPKKWMKGKGRVTMQFGCCYNYAPDKNGNPPGILRSEIVDPIPSLFKVIIRRLVRWHVLPPTCVPDSCIVNIYDEGDCIPPHIDNHDFVRPFCTVSFLSECNIVFGTNLSIVGPGEFSGPIAIPLPVGSVLVLNGNGADVAKHCVPAVPTKRISITFRRIDESKRPIEYSSEPDLQGIQPLPYEARVNDVPPSPVSSEREIRRQPFRGGGHMRTRGSGNRGDPRYDPQNPGRGARHSSADKKSRVN; encoded by the exons ATGGCAATTAGTCATCAGCATCTCAAACTGGAAGACCCTTTTCTTCATAATTACAAGCCCTCGGAGCTAAAGATCGCTTCTGAGTTTCTCACCACTTGGCTTCCGTTTCTTTCCAAGGATCTCTGCGGAGGCTGCACCAAATTGCTCTCGGATCGTATCCGCACCCTCGATCCAG CCGACCGTTCCGACGAGAATTCAGGTTCTGCACCACCAGTGGAAGACATGCATGAAAGTAACGGTAATCAGGATGATGCTTTTGATGCAAATTCTCTTGGAAGTTGGAAAGATGAAGCGGAAACAAATTCATTAGGGAGTTGGAAAGATGGCATGAACGGAGGGAATGAAGCTGATGGAGGACCTGAAAATTCTTCTAGTGATCTGCCCTCTAAATTAAATTCCACCAAGACCTCAGGCCCTCGAATGTCGTGGGCTGATATGACTCAGGAAGATGAACtagaagaagaggaagatgagTATGAATCAGAAAAAAGATTAGTGAGTCTTAATGAGTCCACACGGAAGTTAACAATATCGAAGGTTATTGAGAGGCCAAAGCTGTCTAGAGAGCAGAGAGAGCATATCAGATTCATGAATGTTGGACGGAAGAAAGATTTTATTTGTCTGGAGAGGTTTAAAGGAAAACTAGTGAATATTCTTGAAGGACTTGAACTTCATACGTGTATTTTTAGTGCTGCAGAACAGACGAGAATAGTTGATCATGTTTATGCACTTCAGGAGATGGGCAAGAGGGGTGAATTAAGAG AACGAACATTTTCAGCTCCCAAAAAGTGGATGAAGGGAAAGGGGCGTGTAACTATGCAGTTTGGGTGCTGTTACAATTATGCACCT GATAAAAATGGCAATCCTCCTGGAATTCTTCGAAGTGAAATTGTGGATCCAATACCTTCTCTCTTTAAGGTGATCATTAGAAGGTTGGTGAGGTGGCATGTGCTTCCTCCAACATGTGTTCCTGATAGTTGCATTGTGAACATCTATGACGAAGGGGACTGTATTCCTCCACATATTGACAACCACGATTTTGTTCGACCTTTTTGCACTGTGTCATTTCTCAGTGAATGCAATATTGTTTTTGGAACAAATCTTTCTATTGTAGGACCAGGTGAATTTTCAGGGCCAATTGCAATCCCTCTGCCTGTGGG GTCCGTTCTTGTGTTAAATGGAAATGGAGCTGATGTTGCTAAGCATTGTGTACCTGCAGTCCCTACAAAGAG AATATCAATTACATTTAGAAGGATAGACGAGTCCAAAAGGCCAATTGAGTATTCTTCAGAACCGGATTTACAGGGAATCCAACCATTGCCCTATGAAGCAAGAGTAAATGATGTACCACCTTCTCCTGTATCATCGGAAAGGGAAATAAGGAGGCAGCCATTTAGGGGGGGTGGCCATATGAGAACCAGGGGATCTGGGAACAGAGGCGACCCTCGATATGATCCACAGAATCCAGGTAGAGGAGCTCGACATAGTTCAGCAGATAAGAAGAGCAGAGTAAATTGA